Part of the Notamacropus eugenii isolate mMacEug1 chromosome 5, mMacEug1.pri_v2, whole genome shotgun sequence genome is shown below.
GAAAGCGAACTGCTAAAAACCTATCTGCGGCTGGAAAAAAATTTGGCCTATTTTAATATTGGCCCCTActtactgccaagttgtgcaggtctggttcaaatccagtctcagacttactatgtatgtgaccctgggcaagtcatttaactcttcttgcctgagtttcctcatgtgttaaatgagctggaggaggaaatggcaaaccacgtcagtatctttgctaagaaaaccccaaaagggctATGAAGGGAGGAtaggactgaaaaaatgactgaacaacagcacaaCCTTTTGACCAAAAAAAGGGTGGCAGAGAGCTTACAGGACTAGCACAAGGACACAGAACCAGTCATGGACAAAGATGTTTACCAGATTATCACTCCTAAATGGACAATCGTTTTTAATACCATGTGCTTGGATGAGCTTTTACCTCTACCCTAAAGGAGATTATGCCACAGAAGATACCAAGTTCAAGAATGTGACCTTAGGAGCATGGCTTTTGGAAGCAGGGCATTTATTCATGTTTGGTTTTGACATTTGTATTTACATGAATGTAGCTCTATTTAAATGGAGCTTCAACTACTTGGAAAACATCTCCAGAATCTAGACATGGAGAAGAGGCTTCTAAAACTGAGGGTCAAAAATATTATATAGTAAAGCTAATGAACATTAATCACAACCCCATACCCTTTCAGattctatttcttaactttttaaaattttatttttattatgaacttgataaacatcaacaaatatgaatatttccTTACATTAAAAACGGAAAAAGGGaattatatataacacataaatATTACAGACAGCGCTTctaaaaagtatattttaaatttgGCTCAGTAGCTCCAACACTGCTATTTTtctgtccccttctgaactttcttcttgtatattttaagattatatatacttttttattATAGCCATCATCAGATACCCAGTTTCCCATAACTctctcccccaaaaaacccccaagttttcccttgtaacaaatgtaatcaaacaaaacaaacctaaACATTGGCTATGTCTGTACACATAgctatgtctcattctgcacttcCATCAAAAGGTAGTAATCATACCTCACCATCAGTCTTATAGAGGTCCTAAGAGGTTACTGCATATTACAGTTCTCAAGCATtgcagttgtttttctttaaaaaactgtaGCCTCTCAATCTATCACACTGACCGTTTCTTAAGAGCACAGCAATATTGTACtgtattcatatgccataattttttataaaatgtatttattaaaatgTACTTAATGAATATCAACCAACATGAACTATAGGAAAAAAGGGAGTGGGAAGCTAGATTGGACAGCAGATAGATAtcggtcctggagtcaggaggaccgagttcaaatccagcctgagacacctactagctgtgtgacactgggcaagtcacttaaccctgatcgcctccaaaaaaaaagaaaaaaaaggaactaaACTAAATTTGAGCTATATATTTTTGTTATGTACTATTTCCTCCACTAAGCAAACCTTgcagattttgaattcaaatttaaagTGGTAGCTTCAGAACTGTCCTTCGTGTCTGTCCCCTTCTGCTCATTTTTCAACGACATtaacaattttttctttctctttactatTGCCATTCTTACCACTCATTCCCTAACTCTTGCTTCAGAGCAAAATAAAAGTACTACCTTGTAATAAATAGGAACAATCACCAAAAATAAATCTCTCCCTTCATTTGTTAGGGTGCAATAATATCGAACTATATTCATTTGCCATGATTGCTTCAGCCATATCCCAGTTAATGGAGAATTTCTATTTATAATTCGTTGCTACAATAAAGAgcgactataaatattttcacatgtgtatttttctctctttgcctcataggatcttagatcagatttagagttggaagggtccttagaagctttcaagtccagtctcctcactttacaaatgaagaaactgatgtccaAAGTTTAAACAACTtgttcacacagctactaaatttctgaggcagtatttgaacccatgtctttctgactctaattcCAGTAATCTTTTCACTGTACCCTGCTGTCTCTTTCATGTATAAGCCTCATGAGGTCAAGGAGCCAAAGGGTAGGCATGTTCAGTAACTTTTGTGACATAgatccaaaatgctttccagaatggctgaactgCTCCATTGATtcaccaaaagtgcattagtgtGTTTCTCACAGTCCCTCCAATTGGGGTTTCCTgctttgttatctttgccaatacCATGAACATTTAGGGATACCAAAGTggttttaacttgtatttctcttattactattttggagcatttttttcttacagTTGTTGGTAACTtgacttttttccttctgaaaagtgcctgttgaTATCCTCTATTaaagaatgactcttattctcATATGTTTCTATCAATTCCATATagatgtgcatgtatacacatacccaTCTTGGATAGCAAACTTTCTCCAAGAAATTTGTCACAGTTTTTCCGCCCAGttgagtttcttttttaattttaactgcactgattttgttttgcaattctttttttcattttatgtcatTAAACAGCAGTAGTTTAGatacaagaaataaaaagaataaggaaTATGGGAATGCTGGAGGTAGACACACTGACAGATTGCTAGGGAAGGCAGAAAAGTCacaaagaaaagatattaaaaataacatACCAGGGTCATTTGGTATAGGAGCAAACTGCTTTATACTACACTACTCAAGAGCTCTTGAAGTCATTACTATTTTCcagcaaagtaaaataattaagaatGACACTGAGTCATGAAGAAAATGTTATCATTCTTTTCTGCAGAGAAATATGGTAAATATACTTATAATAAGTACATCAAAATTCATATTACCTTATTGTCAGTAAAATACAGAATATATAAGCTCTTTGTGTACAGGAATTGAATTGTATTTTATCTGTATTGTATCTGCATGCCCAATTCTTAATAAAGTACCTCTCACaaaatagtcacttaataaatgcttttggaatTGAATTGATGTCCAGTATGCTCTAGGAAGCTAGGGAAGTATATAATTGGGTAAAATTGGATAATTTAAAAGGATATTTATGATTATTCAGAAAATTCACTTATATGGAACACCTCAAATGCTAGACAAGAAGCTTAGCAGTGTCATTTACGAAGGATATATTTGAAGTGCATTACTTCTGTATGTGTGTTGAATGTAGAAAGAAACACAGTTTCTCCTAACTCCATAACGTAGACTCTAATAGTACTCAGCACATTGTAGCTGCTTTAACAAATGCTATTTTGTGACTGATAGGAACATCTTCCCTCTTCAAAGCAGAAATCTGTCCTCAAGTATTGGACACATGATTCTCATCACTTTTTAGGAACTACTGTATCAATTTAACTTCTTTAAACACAGTCAATATCTTGAATGGGAACTACAACTAGATAGTGAGTTTAGCCTAGATTTGAGAGCAAGAGAAAACTGGGTTAGACAGTATTAGGGAAATTTTATAGTGCTCTCAGCTGAGGATCCCAAGCTGCTTGGTGCTGCAAAACTTCATCTCTTAAACACAATATTCCTCTAATGTTATATGACATGAAATCAATGAAGATGGAAATCTAAAGGACAGTTTAATTTGCATGTGAGAAGGATCATAAAAAAACATCACTTAGGAAAAGATCAGAATGGAAGACTGACTAGGCATGTAGTGAGAATGAAAGACGAGAGCCAGAGTTCTAGAATGGCATCTTCCAGATATTAAAAATAACGATAGAAAGGCCTACAGAGCATGGATGCTCCTCACCATTTGATGGCTCCTCCAGGGAGTGTCTGTGGAAGGACAAGAGAATAACATAGGGGGAAGATGGTATAGAAAACTTTCAATCTGCAGCAGTGGAAGAAGTAGTCACACAAATTAGATCATTTCTATAAAAGAAAGAgtttttttaactttcactttTATACTAGAAAAAATAGTCCTTTTGTAATATATCAAATCAGATATTAGTAGTGACTAACTGCCATGACCTcaagtttttaaagttttctacACTTGTTCTCTAGTATTGAGGATAACTTATAAAAATTAGTAGACAATTTCTAAGTTGACAAATTCACAGCTACAATAGCTTTACTatcattttaattacttttaaaaatccatcttAACTTGGGTATACAGCTTTATCATCTCTTCTCAATTCTAGCcaggtcttttttaaaaaattactttttgttattgttgttcaagcTGATGATTAGAACAGATATTGTTACTTTcctaatatcttttttaaaaattgaataataGTTCACTTTCTTCAAAAGAATTAACAAAATTAACTAAAAAGATAACTACACTATTTCAAGTGAAAACATAACTGAgggtgaagtctttttttttattctcaaaatGATTAACTAGGAATAAGTAATTATCTCTCCAAGAAGCTAAACACAACTCTCTATATCTAAACCTTGGCCgatgggggaagaaagaaaagaatgatataAATAAACTTTCTGCGCATTTCccccctcagtttccaagttATGTTTGCAGCATCAATCACATCAGTGACCTAGCCAGTATTATTAGGAAAAAATTATGATCCTTGTCATTTGATCAGTGaataaattttctaaaaattaatcAGTTTAGAATAATTCTGAAAATTTATTATATGCATATTTTACAATCTGTTTAATCCTTCTGTCAGTATTGAAAAAGCAGGattcatctccttttcccttaaaaaacaattacaaaattaTTCAACTGAGCATATGAAGCAAAAATATAGCCATGCTTTCTAAATGATGAACTCATGTCATTTCAATCTTGATTCTAAGGGAAAAGCGTCAATATCCTTTTCGTCCTCTGAATCTTGATCTGGCATCcaactaaaaacaaaaagagtTATTAAATCAAACATCTTGTAAAAGATACGTTACTAAATACAACTTCTATTAAGGGCTGCCATATTAAGAGTAAAACAAACTAAACTTCAGGGCAAGGCAAAGAAATATCAGACACTCTTTCTCAACACCCAACCgacaaaaacaaaggaatggGTACAGAAGTTACAATTAAAAGcatctttaaaattaaactaGCAATCATTTGCCTTAAAGTTAGCATGGTACAATACTAGTTCTGTTCAAAGGGCCTTGATTTGATCATGCCTCGGATACTCCTTCTACAACATTGGGCAAATCAACTAATCACCTGGATTTtactgtcctcatctgtaaaatggaggcagaagaaggaaaaaacttaattagatagcttctgagatccctttcagctctcaatctatgatcctttgggTGGTAGTCAACTCTATATTATTAGCACTAATGCAGGGAAACAATGatgcaaaaaattacaaaattatttatgttGTTTTCTGGAAAGGATAAAATCAGTGAAACATCACAAAgacagtaaaaaataaataaataaaagaggaaacaaataGGGCAATGTTCATGCTACCGTGTGAAACTTAACATATACTTTAGAAAACAAGTTACATGAAATAGAGATTCACAGTTAAGCTAATTAAATTTTGCttaagtaaatattaaaatacaCTGTCAGTTCTTCTGTGACATGACACATATTCTCAAAAAGCACCTCGATATGCAAAACTACACAATAAAAACCACACATCTTAGGGGGAAAATAGGGCTAGGGCACAACATTCAAAAACTTCATCATGAAACATACATAAAGCATAGTTTTATATATGTCAAATGGTTAAGAAGTATGTAAGTATTACAATAAATAGTAAACACATCCTTAGTTTCAAGCTGCTACTGTTTGGTCTCAGACTGCACAAATTCAGCAGATAGCAATTCTAGGGCTGAACCTAGGAAGCTGAAGGTCAGGGCACAAAGGGGTGAGGTAAGGGATTGCAGTACTGTGGACCAGCCCTTTTCTGCTTACAGCTCCAAACTGCACCAGAAGACGTACTGTACGTGGACAAAGACCTCAAGTTTGTTTGTGGAAATGGGCATCCAGGATTGTAGCTTCTGTGTTATTGTGAGTGGTACAATTTGGAGTTCTCTCACTGTTTTTCAAGGAAGAAATCACTCAGAAGCCATCTTTTCCCCAATATATCAATCATGCTAGTATAAATTTGTGCTTCTGAAACACACATTTCAGTGTAACTGACTTATTTGTACGTTGATAATGCAccaaaactgaaagagaaaagcCCTGCAACATGTTGAGCAACAAGAAATGTTTGGGATTAAAAGCAGATTTGAATGGATAGAGCGGACATTTTGGTGTGATTCTCTCCATCAAGAGTTTTAAGTGATATGATCTGGGTTTAAGTCCCCAATTACGAGTGACCTTCAGGTTAATcttaaatctctttctctctgccaaaaATTTAACCTCTTaatctctcatctgtaaaatgggaataataattcttCTAGCCACCTCATAGGGTGTTTATGaagaaatcactttgcaaaccttaaagtattctaAAAATATGAGCtgaaataattattatcattgaGTGGGCTATACAACCTTTTACCCAGGAATGAATAATATCTTGGAGCACCAGAATTCTTGCAGAAATCTTCTTAACATCATCCTGTCAAAAATTTTCCTGGCTTGTTCTCACTGTATCATCTTACATTTTAAGGAATTACAGAATTATAAAGCTTGAAAGATCTTAGAGCAAATTTCTAACTTCattcttaatattcttttttattatgaagtGAAAAATCAACAAAGAGCATTcccatatacaaagaaaaagaggattgtgaaAGGAATTGTGAATCTCTTTTTACAAAGcttgttttctaaaatatttattaaatgtaacATAACAATATTATGTCTTTgcttatctgtttcttcttttgaattttcttttgccACCTTCTGTATAATGTTTCACAGATGACCAAACCTCTAATTTCTTTGACATCGATAAATGacattctttccatccttcccaaGTCACTTCCACTGCTTCTAATCATTCTAAGTCACAACCTTTCTCTCCTTCACATATGGACTAGGTTCAGAAGAGGTACTTACTAACTTGAATTCATGGTGACTTACAGCAACTTCTGCCCACTTACTCTCACCAAGACCTGATCTGACACTTCCTGAAACTTCTAAGAACAATAGGCTGGATAATTAACACCACTACTGAAGAACAGTAGAAGCAAGATAATACCAGAGATTTTGGCAACTGCAATGGCATGTGAGATTCACTCAAATGTTACTTGTCTTTTCATTCATTGGAAGGAATTTTTCACCACTCACTAAGTAAAAACCTTGTAAAAATTATCTCTACATAATGTATTCTTCCTCAGCATAGTTTATAAACAACTCCTTCACAATTCCTCAAATGAATATctcagtatttcttattttctgctTATTGGATAGCCACTTACCATTGACCTTTTGCATTCAAAAAATGAGTATTTCAAAGCTTTGCAGTTTCCTTCCTTCAAACACTGTCGAGGAGTTTTTCCTTCCTGTAACATGTAAGACAAGAAAAAGTGAAGATCTGGGAAATTCTgtaacaaaaaaattcaaataccaTC
Proteins encoded:
- the COA5 gene encoding cytochrome c oxidase assembly factor 5 — translated: MPRYYEDKPEESGACAGVKEDLGACLLQSDCVLKEGKTPRQCLKEGNCKALKYSFFECKRSMLDARSRFRGRKGY